The DNA sequence CAAGGGGATCGTCAAGCGCCGGACCGGCCCGGAAGCCTGAAGCCGCCGGTCATTTTCCCCCGAAGAACGATTCGAGCGCCTGGTTGAACGCCTGCGGTTTCTCCAGGAACATGGCGGAGCCGGTCCCTTCGATGATTTCGAGCCCGGACCGGGGCACGCTCTTTTTGAGGTACTCCCCGAGCGCCCGGTTCTCCGGCGTGGTGACAAAGAGGCTGGGAACGGTGATGTGGCGGAGATCCTCCCTCCTGTCTCCCGTGACGAGGTCGAAATAGAGCGCGAGTGCCGCCGCCATGGGGGTTTTCAGGCTGGCCTTGGACAACTGGCCGATCACCCGCTCGCTCGGACCCGACCGGAACAGGCCGCGGACATAGCCGTCGGTGGCCTCGGTCCGGTCGTCCTGGAAACCCAGCAGCAGTTTCCGGGTCCGGTCGAGGGGGACTCCGGCGTAATCCTCCGATTCCATGAACGCGGGGCTGAAATCGACGAACACGGCCATGTCGGGATCGATGGTCTCGGGACTGGCCAGGTATTCCAGCAGGGCCGTCCCCCCCGCGCCCCAGCCCACCAGGTAGGAATGCTCGATTTTGAGCTCCTGCAGGAACGCGTGCAGGTCGGCCGCCTGCTGGCGGTAGGTGTTCCCCTGCTCGGTCTTCGTGGTCTCCCCGTGACTGCGGGGATCCAGGGCCAGCACCCTGAAGCCGCGGGCGGAGAAATAGGGGATCTGCTCCTGCCAGGCTTCGGCCGGCATCGTCCATCCCGGGATGAAAACCAGGGTGCGGTCGCCGGACCCCGCATCCAGGTAGCGTATCCTGATATCCCCCGCCTTCAGCTTCTGCTCCCTCCATGTGGCGCCGTTCCCCGCCGGGAGAAACAGCCCGCCGAGAAGCATCATCCCCGCCCAGAGAACTCCCGCCCGCCGTGGCATCTTCATCTTCCCCCTTCCTCCTCCGAAACCGCGCTGTCTTGCCATCCTCGCTCCGAAATCGGCTGTGGTCAACCGTCAATCGACGGCCTGGGTACCATTGTATGTAACAAGCCGCATCATTTTGACGTAATTACACAACGAAACCGGTCAGGATCGACCGGCTTCAGGACGCGCCTTCCCCGATGGGGGCGCCTCG is a window from the Acidobacteriota bacterium genome containing:
- a CDS encoding alpha/beta hydrolase is translated as MKMPRRAGVLWAGMMLLGGLFLPAGNGATWREQKLKAGDIRIRYLDAGSGDRTLVFIPGWTMPAEAWQEQIPYFSARGFRVLALDPRSHGETTKTEQGNTYRQQAADLHAFLQELKIEHSYLVGWGAGGTALLEYLASPETIDPDMAVFVDFSPAFMESEDYAGVPLDRTRKLLLGFQDDRTEATDGYVRGLFRSGPSERVIGQLSKASLKTPMAAALALYFDLVTGDRREDLRHITVPSLFVTTPENRALGEYLKKSVPRSGLEIIEGTGSAMFLEKPQAFNQALESFFGGK